The following proteins come from a genomic window of Paucimonas lemoignei:
- the alr gene encoding alanine racemase: MDQNLTMRPARAVIDLQALRHNYQLARETAGAKALAVIKADAYGHGAVQVAQALEADANGFAVACIEEALELRAAGIRAPVLLLEGFFEADELELIVEHDFWCVVHSIWQLEAIEQTSVRKPLVVWLKLDSGMHRVGLHAEDFQKAYQRLLASGKVAKIVLMSHFARADEPDSPSSNQQLAVFEAARQGMSAEISLRNSPAVMAWPNMPSDWVRPGIMLYGATPFDQPQAVASQLQPVMTLESKIISVRELPAGEPIGYGATFITERASRVGVVAMGYADGYPREASTGTPVWIDGQPSQLLGRVSMDMLCVDLSHLPASGLGSQVELWGKHVLASDVAAHAGTIPYRIFCNLRRVPRVYQS, translated from the coding sequence ATGGATCAGAATCTCACCATGCGTCCAGCTCGCGCCGTCATCGACCTTCAAGCCCTGCGTCACAACTATCAGCTCGCCCGCGAAACCGCAGGTGCCAAGGCGCTCGCCGTTATCAAGGCAGACGCCTACGGTCACGGTGCGGTGCAGGTCGCGCAGGCACTTGAGGCCGATGCCAACGGTTTCGCGGTGGCCTGTATCGAGGAAGCACTGGAGCTGCGCGCTGCGGGCATCCGTGCGCCGGTTCTGCTACTTGAGGGCTTTTTCGAGGCCGATGAGCTGGAGCTGATCGTCGAGCACGACTTCTGGTGCGTGGTGCATTCGATATGGCAGCTCGAAGCCATCGAGCAGACAAGCGTGCGCAAGCCGTTGGTGGTGTGGCTCAAGCTGGATTCAGGCATGCACCGCGTCGGGTTGCATGCCGAGGATTTCCAGAAGGCTTACCAGCGCCTGTTGGCCAGCGGCAAAGTGGCGAAGATCGTGCTCATGAGCCACTTCGCCCGCGCCGACGAACCCGATAGCCCGAGCAGCAACCAGCAACTGGCGGTCTTCGAAGCCGCCCGCCAGGGTATGTCGGCAGAAATCAGCCTGCGCAATTCGCCTGCGGTGATGGCTTGGCCCAACATGCCCAGCGACTGGGTACGCCCCGGCATCATGCTTTACGGGGCGACTCCTTTCGATCAGCCGCAAGCGGTTGCAAGCCAATTGCAACCGGTCATGACCCTGGAATCGAAAATCATCTCGGTGCGTGAATTGCCTGCGGGCGAGCCGATCGGCTACGGCGCGACCTTTATCACCGAACGCGCCAGCCGGGTCGGCGTGGTTGCCATGGGCTACGCCGACGGTTACCCGCGCGAAGCCTCCACAGGCACGCCGGTGTGGATCGATGGGCAACCGAGCCAGTTGCTGGGTCGGGTTTCCATGGACATGCTGTGCGTCGATCTGAGCCATCTTCCTGCCAGCGGTCTGGGTAGCCAGGTTGAGCTGTGGGGCAAGCATGTTCTAGCCAGCGACGTCGCCGCCCACGCTGGAACCATTCCGTATCGCATCTTCTGCAACCTGCGCCGGGTGCCGAGGGTTTATCAGTCATAA
- a CDS encoding Uncharacterized conserved small protein, producing the protein MNGFSDVRLALYSQELCEGRAVVMKTTRKPKLNRWALYRHRWMSRQMLLNLTEDELRDIGLTAGQAMREGLKPFWRE; encoded by the coding sequence ATGAACGGGTTCAGCGATGTTCGGTTAGCGCTTTACAGCCAGGAATTGTGCGAAGGGCGCGCGGTGGTCATGAAGACCACGCGCAAACCAAAGCTCAATCGCTGGGCGCTCTACCGCCACCGCTGGATGTCACGCCAGATGCTGCTCAATCTGACCGAAGATGAACTGCGCGATATCGGCCTCACGGCTGGGCAGGCGATGCGCGAGGGTTTGAAGCCGTTCTGGAGGGAGTGA
- the soxB_1 gene encoding D-amino acid dehydrogenase, small subunit yields the protein MRVLVLGSGVIGTTSAYYLARAGMQVTVVDRQPAAAMETSFANAGQVSPGYASPWAAPGVPLKAIKWLLQRHAPLAIKATADIDQYLWMAQMLRNCTASRYAVNKERMVRLSEYSRDCLDELGAETGIAYEGRTLGTTQLFRTQEQLDNAAKDISVLQQSGVPFELLDRAGIARVEPALAGVTNILAGALRLPNDQTGDCQMFTTRLADMAAKLGVEFRYNQSIERIDFAGDRINGVWIDGKLETADRYVLALGSYSPQLLKPLGIRAPVYPLKGYSLTVPITDPAMAPTSTILDETYKVAITRFDNRIRVGGMAEIAGFDLSLNPRRRETLEMIVNDLYPRGGDLQQADFWTGLRPTTPDGTPIVGATPFRNLFLNTGHGTLGWTMACGSGRLLADLIARKTPQISAAGLDISRYGSTKEIAKNVHPSPAHQ from the coding sequence ATGCGCGTTCTGGTCCTTGGTAGTGGTGTGATCGGTACGACAAGTGCCTATTATCTGGCGCGAGCGGGTATGCAGGTGACTGTAGTTGATCGTCAGCCCGCCGCTGCGATGGAAACCAGCTTCGCCAATGCGGGCCAGGTTTCGCCGGGCTATGCCTCGCCCTGGGCCGCGCCTGGCGTACCACTCAAGGCCATCAAATGGTTGTTGCAGCGCCATGCCCCCCTCGCGATCAAAGCCACCGCAGACATCGACCAGTACCTGTGGATGGCGCAAATGCTGCGCAACTGCACGGCCAGCCGTTATGCCGTCAACAAAGAGCGCATGGTTCGTCTGTCCGAATACAGCCGCGACTGCCTCGATGAGCTGGGGGCTGAAACCGGCATCGCCTACGAAGGCCGCACCCTGGGCACGACTCAGCTGTTCCGCACCCAAGAGCAACTGGACAACGCCGCCAAGGACATCTCTGTTCTGCAGCAGTCCGGCGTGCCGTTCGAGCTGCTCGACCGCGCAGGCATTGCCCGGGTTGAACCTGCGCTGGCCGGGGTGACCAATATTCTGGCGGGCGCCCTGCGTCTGCCTAACGACCAGACCGGCGATTGCCAAATGTTCACCACGCGCCTGGCCGACATGGCGGCCAAGCTGGGTGTCGAATTCCGTTATAACCAGTCCATCGAGCGCATCGACTTTGCAGGCGACCGCATCAATGGCGTATGGATCGACGGCAAGCTGGAAACCGCTGACCGCTACGTGCTGGCACTGGGCAGTTACTCGCCTCAATTGCTCAAGCCGCTGGGCATCAGGGCGCCGGTCTATCCGCTTAAAGGCTATTCGCTGACCGTGCCGATCACCGATCCGGCGATGGCCCCGACTTCGACTATCCTTGACGAGACTTACAAGGTCGCGATCACCCGATTCGACAACCGCATTCGGGTGGGTGGCATGGCGGAGATCGCCGGTTTTGACCTGTCGCTGAACCCGCGTCGACGCGAAACACTGGAGATGATCGTCAACGACCTCTATCCTCGCGGCGGTGATTTGCAGCAGGCGGACTTCTGGACCGGCCTGCGTCCGACCACCCCGGACGGCACGCCGATCGTGGGCGCCACGCCGTTCCGTAACCTGTTCCTCAATACCGGTCACGGCACACTGGGCTGGACCATGGCCTGCGGTTCCGGCCGCTTGCTCGCCGACCTGATTGCCCGCAAAACCCCGCAGATCAGCGCTGCTGGCCTCGATATTTCTCGTTATGGCAGTACCAAGGAGATCGCAAAAAATGTCCATCCATCGCCAGCTCACCAATGA
- the yjiR_1 gene encoding transcriptional regulator GntR — MLYFSRICMALPINNIESMPVTLYVNLAELLGTRIENGFYRPGDRLPSVRALSVEHGVSLSTVQQAYRVLEDNGLALPKPKSGYFVPASRAVPALPVIGRPAQRPVDISQWDQVLDLMRTKTIPGLVQLGRGMPDVTSPTLRPLMRAFGKLARDEDMSALYYDSIQGNQTLREQIARLLLDSGCNLTANDLLITAGCHEALSASVRAICEPGDIVAVDSPSFFGAMQTLKGLGMKALEIPTDPLTGISLEALELALEQWPIKIIQLTPSCNNPLGYVMPESRKRALLTLAQRFDVAIIEDDVYGDLAFSYPRPRTIKSFDEDGRVLLCSSFSKTLAPGLRVGWVAPGRYLERVLHMKYIGTGSTAPQPQLAVADFLANGHYEPHLRRMRSQYQRGRDQMIDWVMRYFPAGTRVSRPQGGFMLWIELAEDFDTLRLNRALLNLNVQIAVGSIFSASGKYRNCLRMNFAAKPSAEVERAVKTVGETIVELIAAQ; from the coding sequence ATGCTGTATTTTTCACGTATCTGTATGGCTTTGCCTATCAATAATATCGAGAGTATGCCCGTGACCCTCTACGTCAATCTTGCTGAGTTGCTCGGTACGCGCATCGAAAACGGCTTCTATCGGCCCGGCGACAGGCTGCCGTCGGTGCGAGCATTGAGCGTTGAGCATGGCGTGAGTCTGAGCACCGTGCAGCAGGCCTATCGGGTGCTGGAAGACAACGGCCTCGCGCTACCCAAGCCTAAATCCGGCTACTTCGTGCCTGCCAGCCGCGCTGTTCCGGCACTGCCGGTGATTGGTCGGCCAGCGCAACGGCCGGTGGATATTTCCCAGTGGGACCAGGTGCTGGACCTCATGCGCACCAAAACCATTCCCGGTCTGGTGCAACTGGGTCGCGGCATGCCTGACGTCACCAGCCCGACCCTTCGCCCCCTGATGCGTGCGTTCGGCAAACTGGCGCGTGACGAGGACATGTCCGCTCTGTATTACGACAGCATTCAGGGCAACCAGACACTTCGCGAGCAGATTGCCCGCCTTTTGCTGGATTCTGGCTGCAACCTCACCGCCAACGACCTGCTGATTACTGCCGGCTGTCATGAGGCGCTGTCGGCCAGTGTGCGGGCGATTTGTGAGCCGGGGGATATTGTCGCGGTGGACTCTCCGAGTTTCTTCGGCGCCATGCAGACCCTCAAGGGCCTGGGCATGAAGGCGCTGGAGATTCCCACCGATCCACTGACGGGTATCAGCCTTGAAGCGCTGGAGCTGGCGCTGGAGCAGTGGCCGATCAAAATCATCCAGTTGACCCCCAGCTGCAATAACCCGTTGGGCTACGTCATGCCGGAAAGCCGCAAGCGTGCCCTGCTGACCCTGGCCCAGCGCTTCGACGTGGCGATTATCGAAGACGATGTGTATGGCGACCTGGCGTTCAGTTATCCGCGCCCGCGCACCATCAAATCCTTCGATGAAGACGGTCGGGTGCTGCTGTGCAGTTCGTTCTCCAAGACCCTCGCGCCGGGCCTGCGCGTGGGCTGGGTGGCGCCCGGTCGTTACCTTGAGCGGGTGCTGCACATGAAATACATCGGCACCGGTTCCACCGCGCCCCAGCCGCAATTGGCGGTTGCCGACTTCCTGGCCAACGGTCATTACGAGCCTCACTTGCGCCGCATGCGCAGCCAGTATCAGCGTGGCCGTGACCAGATGATCGATTGGGTGATGCGTTACTTTCCGGCCGGGACCCGCGTCAGTCGTCCTCAAGGCGGCTTCATGCTCTGGATCGAGCTGGCTGAGGATTTCGATACCCTGCGCCTGAATCGCGCGCTGCTCAATCTGAACGTACAGATCGCTGTCGGCAGCATTTTTTCCGCGTCAGGCAAATACCGTAACTGCCTGCGAATGAATTTCGCGGCCAAGCCTTCGGCTGAAGTCGAGCGCGCTGTAAAAACGGTGGGGGAAACGATCGTTGAGCTCATCGCAGCGCAATAG
- the lrp_1 gene encoding leucine-responsive regulatory protein: protein MRTQHQTKRELDKIDRSILRILQADGRISFTELGERVGLSTTPCTERVRRLEREGIIMGYNARLNPQALKASLLVFVEISLDYKSGDTFEEFRRAVLKLPHVLECHLVSGDFDYLVKARISEMASYRKLLGDILLKLPHVRESKSYIVMEEVKESLDLPIAD, encoded by the coding sequence ATGCGAACCCAGCACCAGACAAAACGTGAGCTGGACAAGATTGACCGCAGCATCCTGCGCATCCTCCAGGCCGATGGCAGAATCTCCTTTACCGAGCTTGGCGAACGGGTGGGATTGTCGACCACGCCGTGTACCGAGCGCGTCCGGCGGCTGGAGCGCGAAGGCATCATCATGGGCTACAACGCCCGCCTCAATCCCCAGGCACTGAAGGCCAGCCTGCTGGTGTTCGTTGAAATCAGCCTGGACTACAAATCGGGTGACACCTTCGAAGAATTCCGTCGTGCGGTGCTGAAACTGCCCCATGTCCTGGAGTGCCACTTGGTTTCCGGGGATTTCGATTATCTGGTCAAAGCACGCATCTCCGAGATGGCCTCGTACCGCAAACTGCTGGGCGACATCCTGCTCAAGCTCCCGCATGTACGTGAGTCCAAGAGCTATATCGTGATGGAAGAGGTGAAAGAGAGCCTGGATCTGCCGATTGCGGACTAG
- a CDS encoding putative lipoprotein, whose translation MSCNSQKIRTLRQQIPSFECVPGCHDCCGPVTTSPEEMSRLPRKTTTEQDAAMDELNCVHLGPNGCTVYDERPLICRLFGTTATLPCPNGRRPVELIHPRVEKQIHEYMASTRQVLV comes from the coding sequence ATGAGTTGCAACAGTCAGAAAATTCGCACATTGCGCCAGCAGATTCCCTCTTTCGAGTGCGTCCCTGGTTGCCACGACTGCTGCGGCCCGGTCACCACCTCGCCGGAAGAAATGTCTCGCCTGCCGCGCAAGACCACCACCGAGCAGGATGCCGCCATGGATGAACTCAATTGCGTCCACCTTGGCCCCAACGGATGCACGGTCTACGACGAACGCCCGTTGATATGCCGCCTGTTCGGCACCACCGCAACCCTGCCATGCCCCAATGGGCGGCGGCCGGTAGAATTGATTCACCCGCGGGTCGAGAAGCAGATACATGAATACATGGCGTCGACGCGGCAGGTGTTGGTTTAA
- the ynfD gene encoding Protein of uncharacterised function (DUF1161): MKRFALAVVAMSLANGALAAPKDCEELKAEIETKIQANNVSSYTLEIVTNDEVHDQNLVVGSCDNGTRKIIYQKNDR; the protein is encoded by the coding sequence ATGAAACGTTTTGCACTAGCTGTGGTGGCAATGTCCCTGGCGAACGGCGCACTGGCCGCTCCCAAGGATTGCGAAGAACTCAAAGCCGAGATCGAGACCAAGATCCAGGCAAACAATGTCAGTTCTTACACACTGGAAATCGTGACCAACGATGAAGTGCACGACCAGAACCTGGTCGTCGGCAGCTGCGACAACGGCACACGCAAGATCATCTACCAGAAGAACGATCGCTAA
- the puuR_1 gene encoding XRE family transcriptional regulator, with translation MDVGERLQSIRKLKGLSQRELAKRAGVTNSTISMIEKNSVSPSISSLRKVLGGIPMSMVEFFSEELEQENPTQVVYKASELIDISDGAVTMKLVGKAHPSRAIAFLTEVYPPGADTGVEMLVHEGEETGILVEGRLELVVGLDTYILEAGDSYYFESTKPHRFRNPFDVPARLISAATPANF, from the coding sequence TTGGACGTCGGTGAACGACTGCAATCCATTCGCAAACTCAAGGGTCTGTCCCAGCGCGAACTTGCCAAACGAGCAGGCGTGACCAACAGCACTATTTCGATGATCGAAAAAAACAGCGTAAGCCCATCGATCAGTTCGTTGCGCAAAGTGCTCGGCGGCATTCCCATGTCCATGGTGGAGTTCTTTTCCGAAGAGCTCGAACAAGAAAACCCTACGCAGGTCGTTTACAAGGCCAGCGAACTGATCGATATCTCGGACGGCGCGGTCACCATGAAACTGGTGGGCAAAGCGCATCCAAGCCGTGCCATCGCGTTTCTGACCGAGGTTTACCCGCCCGGCGCCGACACCGGCGTCGAGATGCTGGTACACGAAGGCGAGGAGACCGGCATCCTGGTAGAGGGTCGACTGGAGCTGGTGGTGGGTCTGGATACTTACATCCTCGAGGCAGGCGACAGTTACTACTTCGAAAGCACCAAACCCCATCGCTTTCGCAACCCGTTTGACGTCCCGGCGCGACTAATCAGCGCAGCCACCCCGGCTAACTTCTAG
- a CDS encoding Uncharacterized conserved small protein, whose amino-acid sequence MNGLSDALVKLKNRELEDTCRPMFLPAVLPENSLLALYWRRWHNRKELLKLTMAQLRDAGIDPQYAYEEGRKPFWRE is encoded by the coding sequence ATGAATGGCTTGAGCGACGCACTGGTAAAGCTCAAAAACCGCGAACTCGAAGACACATGCAGGCCAATGTTCTTGCCTGCGGTGCTCCCTGAAAACAGCCTTCTGGCTCTGTACTGGCGACGCTGGCACAACCGAAAGGAGCTTCTCAAATTGACCATGGCGCAGCTGCGCGATGCGGGCATTGATCCTCAATACGCCTATGAGGAAGGGAGGAAGCCATTCTGGCGTGAGTGA
- a CDS encoding lipoprotein: MMRPLSLMLALATVAGCAGPMPTVDPQQAWVEMRTTTGTLVMADKVDGKTTYDGRYFQVSPGPHTLQVRYDYEVRYGGFTAMGNEYTELTCFVEVKYDHFTAGQRYRIEVRSLANNVSAQLQDAQHQVLAEETSVSCI, from the coding sequence ATGATGCGACCCTTATCGTTGATGCTTGCCCTGGCGACTGTTGCCGGATGCGCAGGCCCCATGCCCACCGTGGACCCGCAACAGGCCTGGGTGGAGATGCGCACGACCACCGGCACGTTGGTAATGGCTGACAAGGTCGACGGCAAGACGACCTACGACGGCCGTTACTTTCAAGTCTCGCCAGGCCCTCACACGCTGCAAGTGCGATACGACTATGAAGTGCGCTACGGCGGCTTTACGGCCATGGGCAATGAGTACACGGAGCTGACGTGTTTCGTCGAAGTGAAGTACGACCATTTCACAGCAGGGCAGCGGTACCGGATCGAAGTTCGCTCCCTGGCCAATAATGTCTCTGCCCAACTGCAGGACGCACAACACCAGGTCCTGGCCGAAGAGACGTCCGTGAGTTGTATCTGA
- the osmC gene encoding OsmC-like protein codes for MSIVKKASAHWEGDLKTGIGSISTETGVLRDAPYGFKARFEGGKGTNPEELIGAAHAGCFSMALSMILGGENLTAESIDTTADVTLDQVEGGFAISAVHLTLKAKVPGATQEQFEKLTNMAKEGCPVSKVLNAKITLDATLIS; via the coding sequence ATGAGCATCGTCAAGAAAGCATCCGCACATTGGGAAGGTGATCTGAAGACCGGTATCGGCAGCATCTCCACTGAAACCGGCGTACTGCGTGACGCCCCCTACGGCTTCAAGGCTCGCTTCGAAGGCGGCAAAGGCACCAACCCTGAAGAATTGATCGGCGCGGCACACGCTGGCTGCTTCTCGATGGCCTTGTCGATGATCCTGGGCGGCGAGAACCTCACCGCAGAAAGCATCGACACCACAGCAGACGTGACCCTTGATCAGGTTGAAGGCGGCTTCGCGATCAGTGCCGTCCACCTGACGCTCAAGGCCAAAGTGCCAGGCGCCACTCAGGAACAATTCGAAAAACTGACCAACATGGCCAAAGAAGGCTGCCCAGTGTCGAAAGTCCTGAACGCTAAAATTACCCTGGACGCTACTCTGATCAGCTGA
- the rutC_1 gene encoding endoribonuclease L-PSP: MSIHRQLTNERMSQVVVHNGTVYLSGQVGDDMAAGIEQQTRETLGSIERLLDLAGTDKSRILSVTIYLKDIDAHFAGMNSVWDKWLPKGVAPARATVEAKLCEPEILVELSVVAALP, from the coding sequence ATGTCCATCCATCGCCAGCTCACCAATGAGCGCATGAGCCAAGTCGTCGTCCACAACGGCACCGTCTATCTGTCGGGCCAGGTGGGAGATGACATGGCCGCCGGGATTGAGCAGCAGACCCGCGAAACCCTGGGCAGCATCGAGCGCTTGCTGGATCTGGCGGGCACCGACAAAAGCCGCATCCTGTCGGTGACGATTTATCTCAAAGACATCGATGCCCATTTCGCCGGCATGAACAGCGTCTGGGACAAATGGCTGCCAAAAGGCGTCGCACCCGCGCGTGCAACTGTTGAAGCCAAGCTGTGCGAACCGGAAATTCTTGTTGAATTGTCGGTTGTGGCGGCTCTTCCTTAG
- the puuB_1 gene encoding FAD dependent oxidoreductase, whose product MHARVPPATTSAQHAASYYAASSHPQPDYPSLQGELQVDVCVVGGGFSGLNTAIELAERGLSVVLLEARKIGWGASGRNGGQLIRGVGHGLDQFADVVGADGVRQFKLMGLEAVEIVRQRVERYGIDCDLTWGYCDLANKPRDLAGLAEDADELRGLGYRHPLQLLQASDMHSVVGSDRYVGGLIDMGSGHLHPLNLALGEAAAAQSLGVRVFEQSAVTRIDYGPQVKVHTAQGTVRAKTLVLGCNAYLNGLNPQLGGKVLAAGSYIIATEPLSEEQARQILPQNMAVCDQRVTVDYFRLSADRRLLFGGACHYSGRDPQDIAAYMQPKMLKVFPQLASVKIDYQWGGMIGIGANRLPQIGRLKDQPNVFYAQAYSGHGLNATHLAGKLLGEAIAGQHSAGFELFAKVPHMTFPGGKHLRSPLLALGMLWHRLKELR is encoded by the coding sequence ATGCACGCCCGCGTTCCACCTGCGACCACCAGCGCACAACACGCTGCTTCTTATTACGCCGCCAGCAGCCACCCTCAGCCGGACTACCCGTCGCTGCAAGGCGAGCTGCAGGTCGACGTCTGCGTCGTGGGCGGCGGGTTCTCCGGGTTGAACACCGCCATCGAACTGGCCGAGCGTGGCCTTAGCGTGGTGTTGCTCGAAGCCCGCAAAATCGGCTGGGGCGCCAGCGGCCGCAATGGCGGGCAACTGATTCGCGGTGTCGGCCATGGCCTGGACCAGTTTGCTGACGTAGTGGGCGCCGACGGTGTTCGCCAGTTCAAGCTGATGGGCCTCGAAGCGGTAGAAATCGTGCGTCAGCGCGTCGAGCGTTACGGCATCGATTGCGACCTGACCTGGGGTTACTGCGACCTGGCCAATAAGCCGCGTGACCTGGCTGGTTTGGCCGAAGATGCCGATGAGCTGCGTGGCCTCGGTTACCGCCATCCGCTGCAATTGCTGCAAGCCAGTGACATGCACAGTGTCGTGGGTTCTGATCGCTATGTGGGTGGCCTGATCGACATGGGCTCAGGGCATCTGCATCCGCTCAATCTGGCGCTCGGCGAAGCGGCCGCGGCGCAGTCGCTGGGGGTTCGGGTGTTCGAGCAGTCGGCGGTGACCCGGATTGATTACGGCCCGCAGGTCAAAGTCCACACGGCCCAGGGCACGGTCCGGGCGAAAACCCTGGTGCTCGGCTGCAACGCTTATCTCAATGGCCTGAACCCGCAACTGGGTGGCAAGGTGCTCGCCGCAGGCAGTTACATCATCGCCACCGAGCCCTTGAGCGAGGAGCAGGCCCGGCAAATACTGCCGCAGAACATGGCGGTCTGTGATCAACGGGTGACGGTGGATTACTTCCGGCTTTCTGCGGATCGACGGCTGCTGTTCGGCGGAGCCTGCCATTACTCAGGGCGTGATCCGCAAGACATCGCCGCCTATATGCAGCCCAAGATGCTCAAGGTGTTCCCGCAGTTGGCGAGCGTGAAGATCGACTACCAATGGGGCGGGATGATAGGCATTGGTGCCAATCGCCTGCCTCAGATCGGACGACTCAAGGATCAGCCCAATGTGTTCTATGCCCAGGCTTATTCCGGCCATGGTCTGAATGCCACGCACCTCGCGGGCAAGCTATTAGGCGAAGCCATCGCCGGGCAACACAGCGCTGGCTTCGAACTGTTCGCCAAAGTCCCGCACATGACCTTCCCCGGCGGCAAGCACCTGCGCTCGCCACTGCTGGCGTTGGGGATGTTGTGGCATCGGCTTAAAGAGTTGCGGTGA
- a CDS encoding putative lipoprotein, whose product MPGLNLSRLWRNLSVVVFLALGGCSSVSYYDQLATGQLHLLAAREPVEDVIADPTRDPTLRQRLAQAQLAREFASRQLHLPDNQSYRLYADIKRPYVVWNVFATQEFSLDPVTRCFPIAGCVAYRGYYSVGGARGAAALERQAGKDVYIGGVEAYSTLGWFNDPILSSMLGWGDERLAALIFHELAHQRFYVKDDTEFNESYARFVEEEGERQWRAARGLAPQSDKQSEQIEVLTRLVIATRERLRLLYQEPLSAELMRQRKAAEFDRLRGEYRRLRDERWPGDKRYDAWLNSPLNNAKLLPFGLYTQWVPAFEVLFKKVNGDWPTFYAEVERLGALPMAERRVQLQQLVGLAKTCGTTGVALHLARERAGTGGTLCGG is encoded by the coding sequence ATGCCGGGTCTCAATCTCTCGCGCTTGTGGCGCAACCTGTCCGTGGTGGTTTTCCTGGCGCTGGGCGGCTGTTCAAGCGTCAGTTATTACGACCAGCTGGCCACTGGGCAGTTGCATCTGCTGGCTGCCCGGGAGCCAGTCGAAGACGTTATCGCTGACCCTACCCGCGACCCCACACTACGCCAGCGCCTGGCTCAGGCCCAACTGGCACGTGAATTCGCCAGCCGCCAGCTGCACTTGCCCGACAACCAGAGTTATCGCTTGTATGCCGACATCAAGCGACCGTATGTGGTCTGGAATGTGTTCGCCACCCAGGAGTTTTCCCTGGACCCGGTGACCCGTTGCTTCCCGATTGCGGGCTGCGTGGCCTATCGCGGTTATTACAGTGTTGGCGGAGCGCGAGGCGCGGCAGCGCTGGAGCGCCAGGCTGGCAAAGACGTGTATATCGGCGGCGTCGAGGCCTATTCGACTCTGGGCTGGTTCAACGACCCAATCCTCAGCTCGATGCTGGGTTGGGGTGATGAGCGCCTGGCGGCTTTGATCTTCCATGAGCTGGCGCATCAGCGTTTTTATGTGAAGGACGACACCGAATTCAACGAGTCCTACGCGCGCTTCGTCGAGGAAGAAGGCGAGCGGCAATGGCGTGCAGCGCGAGGTCTGGCCCCGCAGAGCGATAAACAGTCAGAGCAGATCGAGGTCCTTACTCGGTTGGTGATCGCGACACGGGAACGGCTGCGGTTGCTGTATCAAGAACCGTTGAGCGCCGAGCTGATGCGCCAGCGCAAGGCTGCTGAATTTGACCGTCTGCGCGGCGAATACCGGCGCTTGCGCGATGAGCGCTGGCCAGGAGACAAGCGCTATGACGCCTGGCTCAATTCGCCGCTGAACAACGCCAAGCTTTTGCCGTTCGGGCTGTATACCCAATGGGTCCCCGCCTTCGAGGTGCTGTTCAAAAAGGTGAACGGCGACTGGCCGACGTTTTATGCCGAGGTTGAGCGGTTGGGGGCCTTGCCGATGGCCGAGCGCAGGGTGCAGTTGCAGCAATTGGTTGGCTTGGCAAAAACCTGTGGGACGACCGGGGTGGCGCTCCACCTTGCTCGCGAAAGGGCCGGTACAGGCGGCACATTATGCGGCGGCTGA
- a CDS encoding cytochrome c5, with protein sequence MNLTNKILAVAVAVVFGALNAQAATNDEIAKRLEPVGQVCVQGKECAGMEVVAAAGGGAAKTPDDIIGKHCNACHGTGLLNAPKIGDAAAWKTRADEQGGLDGLLAKAITGINAMPPKGTCADCSDEELKGAIQKMSGLK encoded by the coding sequence GTGAACCTAACTAACAAGATTCTTGCAGTTGCCGTCGCCGTGGTTTTTGGAGCGTTAAATGCTCAGGCGGCGACCAATGACGAGATTGCCAAACGGCTGGAGCCGGTCGGCCAGGTCTGCGTTCAGGGCAAGGAGTGCGCGGGCATGGAAGTGGTTGCAGCAGCCGGTGGCGGCGCTGCGAAAACCCCCGACGATATCATTGGCAAACACTGTAACGCCTGCCACGGCACCGGCTTGCTGAATGCGCCGAAAATCGGCGACGCCGCCGCCTGGAAAACCCGCGCCGATGAGCAAGGCGGGCTTGATGGCCTGCTGGCCAAGGCGATTACCGGGATCAACGCCATGCCCCCAAAAGGCACCTGCGCCGATTGCTCGGATGAGGAGCTCAAAGGCGCGATTCAGAAGATGTCGGGGTTGAAGTAA